Proteins from one Chaetodon auriga isolate fChaAug3 chromosome 19, fChaAug3.hap1, whole genome shotgun sequence genomic window:
- the ptger4b gene encoding prostaglandin E receptor 4 (subtype EP4) b yields the protein MNSTAATGRFQPPTIPAIMFIFGVVGNVVAIVVLRISRKEQKETTFYTLVCGLAVTDLLGTLLASPVTIATYMKGSWPGGEPLCQYSGFILLFFFLAQLSIVFAMSVERYLAINHAYFYNEYVNQKLAALTLLVIYISNMGFCALPGMGFGQVKQQRPGTWCFIDWQTNHTSVATFNLMYAGVNSVIVLVTVICNVMVCGALILMHKRFIRRTSLGTDQRRIAELRRRRSFGRLAGAEIQMVILLIATSAVVLICSIPLVWRIFVNQLYRNQTEGPLAFNEDLLAIRMASVNPILDPWIYILLRKTVVLKLMEKIKCLFCKMGGRGRRNGGQFRCADGRLSSSIVSRDCPSLVSRELQEMVSSSQTFLYPSEGNPRRSSQTGAQCGSSPPAAQTLTEVEGPQRGLSQTDLEDTAPGGPLKDLPVCPKDPALHVTFTDETANIQEKCI from the exons ATGAACTCCACGGCCGCAACGGGGAGATTTCAACCACCCACCATCCCTGCGATTATGTTCATTTTTGGGGTGGTGGGGAATGTCGTGGCCATCGTGGTTCTGCGAATATCACGAAAAGAGCAAAAGGAGACGACTTTTTACACCCTTGTGTGCGGCCTGGCAGTGACAGACCTCCTTGGGACCCTGCTGGCCAGCCCCGTCACCATCGCCACCTACATGAAGGGCTCGTGGCCGGGAGGCGAGCCCCTGTGCCAGTACTCCGGCTTcatcctgctcttcttcttcttggcccAGCTCAGCATTGTGTTCGCGATGTCAGTGGAGAGATACTTGGCGATAAACCATGCGTATTTCTACAACGAGTACGTCAACCAAAAGCTCGCTGCGCTGACTCTTTTGGTCATTTACATTTCCAACATGGGCTTTTGCGCGCTGCCCGGCATGGGGTTCGGCCAGGTGAAGCAGCAGCGCCCGGGGACCTGGTGTTTCATCGACTGGCAGACCAACCACACATCAGTCGCGACTTTTAACCTGATGTACGCAGGTGTGAATTCAGTCATCGTGCTGGTCACCGTCATATGTAACGTGATGGTGTGCGGGGCTCTGATCCTGATGCACAAGCGGTTCATCCGCCGGACCTCTTTGGGCACGGACCAGCGGCGCATCGCGGAGCTCCGGCGCAGACGGAGTTTCGGACGATTAGCCGGAGCTGAGATCCAGATGGTGATCCTGCTTATAGCTACCTCCGCAGTGGTTCTCATCTGCTCCATACCTTTGGTG TGGAGGATCTTCGTGAATCAGCTGTACAGAAACCAGACAGAAGGGCCTTTAGCCTTTAATGAAGACCTGCTGGCCATCCGCATGGCCTCTGTCAACCCCATCTTAGACCCTTGGATCTACATCCTGCTCAGAAAGACAGTGGTCCTCAAGCTGATGGAGAAAATTAAATGTCTGTTCTGCAAAATGGGCGGGCGGGGGCGAAGGAACGGCGGGCAGTTCCGCTGTGCCGACGgccgcctctcctcctccatcgtCTCCCGGGATTGTCCATCACTGGTGTCACGTGAGCTTCAGGAAATGGTGAGCAGCTCGCAGACCTTCCTGTACCCGTCCGAGGGAAACCCCAGGAGGTCATCTCAAACAGGGGCACAGTGCGGCTCCAGTCCACCGGCGGCGCAGACGTTAACAGAGGTGGAGGGGCCTCAGAGGGGGCTTTCACAGACTGATTTAGAGGACACAGCGCCAGGCGGGCCTCTGAAAGACCTCCCAGTGTGCCCCAAGGACCCGGCTCTACATGTGACCTTCACAGACGAGACTGCTAACATACAGGAGAAATGCATATGA